One Nostoc punctiforme PCC 73102 DNA window includes the following coding sequences:
- a CDS encoding DUF721 domain-containing protein translates to MSLKSINDILGVLEKQSKWQEQPFQRLLKCWASVVGPVVAANTRPLSIQRDVLSVATSSAAWAQNLTFGRTSLLLKLNKTLPTPLVDIRFSTASWQNPSVETKQQQTVLPHEHPSYLGDEISRPDVTPTKDVNAAFGHWTKIMRSRSHGLPLCPQCESPTPPGELQRWAVCSVCAAKQF, encoded by the coding sequence ATGTCGTTGAAATCGATTAATGATATTTTAGGTGTTCTGGAAAAGCAGTCTAAATGGCAGGAGCAACCATTTCAACGCTTGCTCAAGTGTTGGGCAAGTGTTGTTGGGCCAGTGGTTGCCGCAAATACTCGACCATTGTCGATTCAACGCGATGTTTTGTCGGTAGCAACTTCTAGTGCTGCTTGGGCGCAAAACCTGACTTTTGGTCGCACGTCTCTGCTTTTAAAGTTGAATAAAACACTGCCAACGCCTTTGGTTGATATTCGCTTCTCTACTGCTAGCTGGCAGAATCCATCTGTGGAGACAAAACAGCAACAAACGGTTTTGCCCCACGAGCATCCCAGTTACCTTGGTGATGAGATTAGTCGCCCTGATGTTACACCCACCAAGGATGTAAATGCTGCTTTTGGGCATTGGACGAAGATTATGCGATCGCGATCGCATGGCTTACCCCTTTGTCCTCAATGTGAATCTCCCACCCCACCGGGCGAACTCCAGCGCTGGGCAGTCTGTTCTGTCTGTGCTGCTAAACAGTTTTAA
- the menB gene encoding 1,4-dihydroxy-2-naphthoyl-CoA synthase, producing the protein MQINWQTAKTYEDILYQKTDGIAKITINRPHKRNAFRPETVFELYDAFCNAREDTTIGVVLFTGYGPHTDGKYAFCSGGDQSVRGHAGYVDDTGIPRLNVLDLQRLIRSMPKVVIALVAGYAIGGGHVLHLICDLTIAADNAIFGQTGPKVGSFDGGFGASYLARIVGQKKAREIWFLCRQYDAQQALEMGLINFVVPVEQLEAEGIQWAQEILEKSPIAIRCLKSAFNADCDGQAGLQELAGNATLLYYMTEEGSEGKQAFLEKRPPDFRSFPWLP; encoded by the coding sequence ATGCAAATTAACTGGCAAACTGCCAAAACCTACGAAGATATTCTGTATCAAAAAACTGATGGCATTGCAAAAATCACCATCAACCGTCCCCATAAACGCAATGCTTTCCGTCCTGAAACAGTCTTTGAACTGTATGACGCTTTCTGTAATGCTCGTGAAGATACTACTATTGGTGTCGTCCTATTTACTGGCTATGGCCCACATACTGATGGCAAATATGCCTTCTGTTCCGGTGGCGATCAAAGCGTGCGCGGACATGCGGGTTATGTGGATGATACTGGTATCCCTCGCTTGAATGTGCTGGACTTACAACGCCTGATTCGTTCTATGCCGAAAGTGGTGATTGCTTTAGTCGCTGGATATGCGATCGGTGGTGGACACGTCTTACACTTAATTTGCGACCTGACCATCGCTGCCGATAACGCCATTTTCGGACAGACTGGCCCCAAAGTCGGCAGTTTTGACGGTGGTTTTGGAGCCAGCTATCTCGCCCGCATTGTGGGACAAAAAAAAGCACGAGAAATTTGGTTTCTCTGCCGCCAATATGATGCACAACAAGCGCTAGAAATGGGCTTAATTAATTTCGTCGTCCCAGTCGAACAACTAGAAGCGGAAGGTATTCAATGGGCGCAGGAGATTTTAGAAAAAAGCCCGATCGCAATTCGATGTCTCAAATCCGCCTTCAATGCTGATTGTGACGGACAGGCTGGTTTACAAGAACTCGCGGGCAATGCCACCTTACTCTATTACATGACAGAAGAAGGGTCTGAAGGCAAACAAGCTTTTCTCGAAAAGCGTCCACCAGATTTTCGCTCTTTTCCTTGGCTACCTTAA
- a CDS encoding DUF2887 domain-containing protein yields MRRDTIFYKLFKQFPGLLFELVDEPPSEAENYQFESVEVKETAFRIDGVFLPPADAVSKTVFFAEVQFQKDEDLYHRFFSELFLFLYRNSIRYDDWFGVIIFASRSLEPSNSTIHRALLESGQVRRVYLDELGDLRQQPLGLGLMLLTNVTSETEAVEGARFLLEQARQQSEQAIIDLVTTIIVYKFANLSREEIAAMLGLNLEEPRAIREAKEEEARSLILRLLNRRVGEFPESLQRQIQVLSLEQLEALGDALLDFSSLADLEGWLQSQQSG; encoded by the coding sequence ATGCGACGTGACACCATCTTCTATAAATTATTTAAGCAATTTCCGGGATTGCTGTTTGAATTAGTAGATGAACCACCTTCAGAAGCGGAAAACTACCAGTTTGAATCAGTTGAGGTGAAAGAAACAGCGTTTCGGATTGATGGAGTATTTTTACCTCCAGCTGATGCAGTTTCCAAAACCGTCTTTTTTGCAGAAGTCCAGTTTCAGAAGGACGAAGACTTATATCACCGCTTCTTTAGTGAATTGTTTTTGTTTCTCTACCGCAACTCGATTCGTTACGATGACTGGTTTGGTGTAATAATTTTTGCTTCTCGCAGTCTTGAACCTTCTAACTCAACAATTCACCGCGCTTTGTTGGAAAGTGGTCAAGTCAGGCGGGTTTATCTGGATGAGTTGGGGGATTTGCGACAACAACCTTTGGGATTAGGTTTGATGTTGTTGACAAATGTTACTTCTGAAACGGAAGCAGTGGAAGGGGCGCGGTTTTTGCTGGAGCAAGCACGGCAACAATCGGAGCAAGCGATAATTGATTTAGTGACGACGATTATCGTCTACAAATTTGCTAACCTAAGTCGAGAGGAGATTGCAGCAATGTTAGGACTAAATCTGGAAGAGCCACGGGCGATTCGGGAAGCGAAGGAAGAAGAAGCGCGATCGCTCATCTTAAGACTATTAAACCGACGGGTGGGTGAGTTTCCTGAGTCGCTTCAGCGCCAGATTCAGGTGTTGTCGCTAGAACAGTTAGAAGCTTTAGGTGACGCTTTGTTGGATTTCTCTTCTCTTGCTGATTTGGAAGGGTGGTTACAAAGTCAACAAAGCGGGTAA